A portion of the Ascaphus truei isolate aAscTru1 chromosome 14, aAscTru1.hap1, whole genome shotgun sequence genome contains these proteins:
- the B3GNT7 gene encoding UDP-GlcNAc:betaGal beta-1,3-N-acetylglucosaminyltransferase 7, whose translation MFQWKKTILKSVCFSFCLVIMVTVLQMGTSPGLSAQGQQKSPGSQELMNTQKRDTFSIPGGFWATKMERESTEVPPVNDGHVSEWDVSSVNCTANWNLTKMDWYKTLEPNFKQFLLYRHCRYFPMIINNPQKCSGDIDLLIVVKSIITQHDRREVIRKTWGREKVNGKKVQTLFLLGTAMKVEERANYQKLLDFENLIYGDILQWDFLDSFFNLTLKEVHFLKWMSIYCHGVRHIFKGDDDVFVNPDNILEYLDGNSSPDLFVGDVLFKARPIRNKQNKYYIPTALYNKSYYPPYAGGGGFLMGGPLAKRLYKASETLELYPIDDVFLGMCLEVIKVSPVMHEGFKTFGIVKNKNSKLNKDPCLFRSMLVVHKLFPDDLQHMWKLVHSNLTCTRRVSIM comes from the coding sequence GAAGAAGACTATCTTGAAAAGTGTGTGTTTCTCCTTCTGCCTAGTGATCATGGTGACGGTCCTCCAGATGGGAACGTCCCCTGGACTTTCCGCGCAGGGTCAGCAGAAGAGTCCTGGGTCACAGGAGCTCATGAACACCCAAAAAAgggacaccttctccatccctggtGGCTTCTGGGCCACCAAGATGGAGAGAGAGTCCACAGAGGTTCCTCCTGTCAACGATGGACATGTTTCAGAGTGGGACGTGAGCTCTGTCAACTGCACAGCCAACTGGAACCTCACCAAGATGGACTGGTACAAGACGCTGGAGCCGAACTTCAAGCAGTTCCTGCTGTATCGGCACTGCCGCTACTTCCCTATGATCATCAACAACCCACAGAAATGCAGTGGGGACATTGATCTTCTGATCGTGGTGAAGTCGATCATCACTCAGCATGACCGCAGGGAGGTTATCCGGAAGACCTGGGGCAGGGAAAAGGTCAACGGAAAGAAAGTTCAGACACTCTTCCTACTGGGGACGGCCATGAAGGTGGAGGAGAGAGCCAATTACCAGAAGCTCCTGGATTTCGAGAACCTGATTTATGGGGACATCCTGCAGTGGGACTTCCTGGACTCCTTCTTCAATCTGACCCTGAAAGAGGTGCACTTCCTAAAGTGGATGAGCATCTACTGCCACGGGGTGCGCCACATCTTTAAGGGGGACGATGATGTGTTTGTGAACCCCGATAACATCCTGGAGTATCTGGACGGCAACAGCTCCCCTGACCTCTTTGTGGGTGACGTTCTGTTCAAAGCTCGTCCCATCCGCAACAAGCAGAACAAGTATTACATCCCCACCGCTCTGTATAACAAGAGCTACTACCCTCCGTATGCTGGTGGAGGAGGGTTCCTCATGGGTGGTCCCTTGGCCAAGAGGTTGTACAAAGCGTCTGAGACTCTGGAACTGTACCCCATTGACGACGTCTTCCTTGGGATGTGCCTGGAGGTTATCAAGGTCAGTCCCGTCATGCACGAAGGCTTCAAAACCTTTGGCATCGTCAAGAACAAAAACAGCAAGTTGAACAAGGACCCCTGCTTGTTCCGAAGCATGCTGGTGGTGCACAAATTGTTCCCGGATGACCTGCAGCACATGTGGAAACTCGTCCACAGTAACTTGACCTGTACCAGGAGAGTCAGCATCATGTAG